The Halomicrobium zhouii region CCGTCTCGACGACGGCGTCGCTCCCCTCGTTCGATGCACCCTCGTCGTCGTTCGATTCCCCACCGGAGTCGCCGCCGGTGGTGGCGAGGTACGCACCGCCGCCGGCGACGCCCGCGGCAGCCAGCGCTGCCACTGCGTCTCGCCGTGTCAGCTCCATAGTCGGCCCGTTCGACGGAGGCACAGTAATAACTAGGCATTAGGGGCCCCTCCGGAGTCCAGTGCCCGCTCGGGAGGCCGTCAGTGCGTTCGGGCGGCACCAGAGCTATGTAACCGAGCGTCGCATGGTAGAACCGTCCAGTATGACCAGCCCACAGTATTCCGTCGGCGTCACCGACGTCGAGATCGACGACCAGTTCTGGTCGCCCTGGGTGACCCGGAACCGCGAGGTAACGATCGAGTACCAGTACGACCAGCTCGAGGAGTCCGGGAGCCTGGAGAACTTCCGCCGCGCCCGGGACGGGAAGGAGGGCGGTTTCCAGGGGATGTGGTTCCAGGACAGTGACGCGTACAAGTGGCTCGAAGCGGCGAGTTACGAACTCGCGAAGGCCGACGACCCCGACCTTCGCGAGCGAGTCGACGAGGTGATCGACCTCGTCGCCGGTGCCCAGGAAGCCTCGGGCTACGTCAACACGTACTTCCAGCTCGTCGAGCCGGAGCTGAAGTGGACGAACCTCAACATCATGCACGAGCTGTACTGCGCGGGCCACCTGATCGAGGCCGCCGTCGCCCACTACGATGCCACCGGCGAGGAGTCGCTGCTCGACGTGGCCGTCGACTTCGCGGACCACGTCGACGACGTCTTCGGCGACGAGATCGACGGCGTCCCCGGCCACGAGGGGATCGAACTCGCGCTGGTCAAACTGTATCACGTCACCGGCGAGGAGCGCTACCTCGACCTCGCGCGGTACTTCGTCGACCTCCGCGGCCACGACGACCGGCTCGAATGGGAACTCACCAACCCCGACGAGATCGGCGGACACTCGTGGGACGACGGCGCGCTCATCCCGACCGACGACGGCGGGAGCCTGTTCCTCGGCGACGAGGGGGAATACGTCGGCACGTACGCGCAGGCCCACGCACCGGTCCGCGAGCAGGACACCGTCGAAGGTCACTCCGTCAGGGCGATGTACCTCTACGCGGGCGTCACCGACCTCGTCGCCGAGACGGGCGACGAGGAACTGTTCGAGGCGATAGAGCGCCTCTGGGCGAACATGACCACGAAGCGTCTGTACGTCACCGGCGGCATCGGCCCCGAGCGCGAGCACGAGGGGTTCACCGGGGACTACGACCTCAGGAACGAGGACGCCTACGCGGAGACCTGCGCCGCCATCGGGAGCATCTTCTGGAACCAGCGACTGCTCGAACTGACGGGCGAGGCGAAGTACGCCGACCTGATCGAACGCACGCTGTACAACGGCTTCCTGGCCGGCGTCTCCATGGACGGCACGCGATTCTTCTACGAGAACCCGCTGGCGAGTTCGGGCGACCACCACCGGAAGGGCTGGTTCACCTGCGCCTGCTGTCCGCCCAACGCCGCGCGCCTGTTCGCCTCCCTGGGTCAGTACGTCTACTCGACGAACCGCGGCGCGCTGACCGTCCAACAGTACGTCGGGAGCACGGTCGAGACGACCGTCGACGGAACGGCCGTCGAACTTACCCAGTCGAGCGAACTCCCCTGGGTCGGCGAGGTGACGCTGACCGTCGAGTCCGAAGGCGCCGTCCCCGTCCGTCTCCGGGTCCCGTCGTGGGCGACGGACGTCGCCGTCTCGGTCGAGGGCGAGGAAATCGACCACGGCGGCGGGGACGGCTACGTCGAACTCGAAGGTGAGTGGGACGGCGACCGCATCCACGTCACTTTCGAGCAGACGGCCGAACTGGTTCGCGCTCACCCGGCCGTCGAGGCCGACGCCGGCCGCGTCGCCGTCGAACGCGGGCCGCTCGTCTACTGCGCCGAGGCC contains the following coding sequences:
- a CDS encoding glycoside hydrolase family 127 protein, with the protein product MTSPQYSVGVTDVEIDDQFWSPWVTRNREVTIEYQYDQLEESGSLENFRRARDGKEGGFQGMWFQDSDAYKWLEAASYELAKADDPDLRERVDEVIDLVAGAQEASGYVNTYFQLVEPELKWTNLNIMHELYCAGHLIEAAVAHYDATGEESLLDVAVDFADHVDDVFGDEIDGVPGHEGIELALVKLYHVTGEERYLDLARYFVDLRGHDDRLEWELTNPDEIGGHSWDDGALIPTDDGGSLFLGDEGEYVGTYAQAHAPVREQDTVEGHSVRAMYLYAGVTDLVAETGDEELFEAIERLWANMTTKRLYVTGGIGPEREHEGFTGDYDLRNEDAYAETCAAIGSIFWNQRLLELTGEAKYADLIERTLYNGFLAGVSMDGTRFFYENPLASSGDHHRKGWFTCACCPPNAARLFASLGQYVYSTNRGALTVQQYVGSTVETTVDGTAVELTQSSELPWVGEVTLTVESEGAVPVRLRVPSWATDVAVSVEGEEIDHGGGDGYVELEGEWDGDRIHVTFEQTAELVRAHPAVEADAGRVAVERGPLVYCAEAVDNDRPLHQYAVRTDGDVDADHREDLLEGVTVLETDASVPNLDGWDGSLYRPDDEVGTESARLTMVPYYAWDNRDPGEMQVWPRAE